In one Scomber japonicus isolate fScoJap1 chromosome 6, fScoJap1.pri, whole genome shotgun sequence genomic region, the following are encoded:
- the usp2a gene encoding ubiquitin carboxyl-terminal hydrolase 2a isoform X1: MSRVSSTAKRYTGSSYGSHYSSSLTPGLSSYGERDRLSSYKSPTSSSSSGYSSSSYLSSSATRSRNYSTSSDPDRDRGRTIPRADILGSSSSSRRSESLSRTPIKSYGGSGLSGGGSSYIGYSSYCPSSAQSSYLSSSPVASSISLSRRKSVSQSDLSRDLASLGLSDTSSASSTPSSSTSALRSYRSRASDVADSYGTSSRPSYSGLSRSSTQEALSRSSTKEAFSSSSSSSRAFSSSTWEPSSNGLYDSPTRDSTNSKSAQGLVGLKNLGNTCFMNSILQCLSNTHSLRDYCLHNSHRRDLNNNSRTNTALMEEFAKLMQTMWTSSSSEAVSPSEFKTQIQRYAPRFVGYNQQDAQEFLRFLLDGLHNEVNRVTVRPRGTVEDFDHLPDEEKGKKMWSKYLEREDSKIVDLFVGQLKSSLTCSHCGFCSTVFDPFWDLSLPIAKKGYGEVSLMDCMRLFTKEDVLDGDEKPTCYRCKARRRCTKKFTVQKFPKILVLHLKRFSEARRTSKLSTFVNFPMKDLDLREFASGNSINAVYNLYAVSNHSGTTMGGHYTAYCRNPNSGEWYTFNDSRVTPMSSSQVRSSDAYVLFYELASSSRM, from the exons aTGTCCCGCGTCTCCTCCACCGCCAAGCGCTACACTGGCTCCTCCTACGGCAGCCACTACAGCTCTTCCCTGACCCCGGGCCTTAGCTCCTACGGCGAACGGGATAGGCTGTCGTCCTACAAGTCccccacttcctcctcttcctcaggttACTCCTCCTCCAGCTATCTGAGCAGCTCCGCCACCCGCAGCCGCAACTACAGCACCTCCTCGGACCCGGACCGCGACCGGGGCCGAACCATCCCGCGTGCCGACATccttggcagcagcagcagcagccgccgGAGCGAGAGCCTCAGCCGAACGCCCATCAAAAGCTACGGGGGGTCAGGGCTGAGCGGCGGGGGGTCATCCTACATCGGCTACAGTTCCTACTGTCCATCCTCGGCCCAGTCCAGCTACCTCTCCTCTTCACCGGTGGCCTCCAGCATCTCTCTCAGTCGACGAAAATCTGTATCCCAGAGTGACTTAAGCAGGGACCTGGCCTCTCTGGGCCTCAGCGACacctcctctgcttcctctaCCCCGTCTTCTTCCACCAGTGCCCTGCGGAGCTATCGCAGTCGGGCCAGCGATGTGGCCGACTCATACGGTACCAGCTCCCGTCCGAGCTACTCAGGCCTGTCGCGGAGTTCCACTCAGGAGGCCCTCTCGCGGAGCTCCACCAAGGAagccttcagcagcagcagcagcagcagtagagcgtTCAGCTCTTCGACCTGGGAGCCGAGCAGTAACGGGCTATACGACTCCCCCACCAGGGACTCCACG AACTCAAAGAGCGCCCAGGGTCTGGTCGGACTGAAGAACCTGGGAAACACT TGTTTCATGAACAGTATCCTGCAGTGTCTCAGCAACACACACAGCCTGCGAGACTACTGCCTGCACAACTCGCACCGCAGAGACCTTAACAACAACAGCCGCACCAACACAGCCCTCATGGAAG AATTTGCCAAGCTGATGCAGACCATGTGGACGTCATCCAGCAGCGAGGCGGTCAGCCCGTCCGAATTCAAAACTCAGATCCAGAGATACGCTCCCAGATTCGTGGGATACAA CCAACAGGACGCTCAGGAGTTTCTGCGTTTCCTCCTGGACGGTCTGCACAACGAGGTCAACAGGGTCACCGTCAGGCCAAGAGGCACTGTGGAGGACTTCGACCACCTGCC GGAcgaggagaaagggaagaagatgTGGAGTAAATACCTggaaagagaagacagtaaaATAGTCG ACCTGTTCGTAGGGCAGCTCAAGAGCTCTCTGACCTGCAGCCACTGTGGCTTCTGCTCCACCGTCTTCGACCCCTTCTGGGATCTGTCTCTACCTATCGCCAAG AAGGGCTACGGTGAGGTGAGCCTGATGGACTGCATGCGGCTCTTCACCAAAGAAGACGTTCTGGACGGGGATGAGAAGCCA ACGTGTTACAGGTGTAAAGCGAGGAGAAGATGCACTAAGAAGTTCACAGTACAGAAGTTTCCCAAGATCTTAGTGCTGC ACCTGAAACGCTTCTCTGAGGCACGAAGAACCAGCAAACTGTCCACCTTCGTTAACTTCCCCATGAAGGATCTTGACCTGCGGGAGTTTGCCTCTGGAAACAGCA TAAATGCAGTGTACAACCTGTATGCAGTGTCCAACCACTCAGGCACCACTATGGGCGGTCACTACACAGCCTACTGTCGCAATCCCAACTCGGGAGAATGGTACACCTTTAATGACTCCAG AGTAACGCCAATGTCCTCCAGCCAAGTGCGCAGCAGCGACGCCTACGTCCTGTTCTACGAGTTGGCTTCCTCCTCGCGCATGTGA
- the usp2a gene encoding ubiquitin carboxyl-terminal hydrolase 2a isoform X2 — protein MSRVSSTAKRYTGSSYGSHYSSSLTPGLSSYGERDRLSSYKSPTSSSSSGYSSSSYLSSSATRSRNYSTSSDPDRDRGRTIPRADILGSSSSSRRSESLSRTPIKSYGGSGLSGGGSSYIGYSSYCPSSAQSSYLSSSPVASSISLSRRKSVSQSDLSRDLASLGLSDTSSASSTPSSSTSALRSYRSRASDVADSYGTSSRPSYSGLSRSSTQEALSRSSTKEAFSSSSSSSRAFSSSTWEPSSNGLYDSPTRDSTNSKSAQGLVGLKNLGNTCFMNSILQCLSNTHSLRDYCLHNSHRRDLNNNSRTNTALMEEFAKLMQTMWTSSSSEAVSPSEFKTQIQRYAPRFVGYNQQDAQEFLRFLLDGLHNEVNRVTVRPRGTVEDFDHLPDEEKGKKMWSKYLEREDSKIVDLFVGQLKSSLTCSHCGFCSTVFDPFWDLSLPIAKGYGEVSLMDCMRLFTKEDVLDGDEKPTCYRCKARRRCTKKFTVQKFPKILVLHLKRFSEARRTSKLSTFVNFPMKDLDLREFASGNSINAVYNLYAVSNHSGTTMGGHYTAYCRNPNSGEWYTFNDSRVTPMSSSQVRSSDAYVLFYELASSSRM, from the exons aTGTCCCGCGTCTCCTCCACCGCCAAGCGCTACACTGGCTCCTCCTACGGCAGCCACTACAGCTCTTCCCTGACCCCGGGCCTTAGCTCCTACGGCGAACGGGATAGGCTGTCGTCCTACAAGTCccccacttcctcctcttcctcaggttACTCCTCCTCCAGCTATCTGAGCAGCTCCGCCACCCGCAGCCGCAACTACAGCACCTCCTCGGACCCGGACCGCGACCGGGGCCGAACCATCCCGCGTGCCGACATccttggcagcagcagcagcagccgccgGAGCGAGAGCCTCAGCCGAACGCCCATCAAAAGCTACGGGGGGTCAGGGCTGAGCGGCGGGGGGTCATCCTACATCGGCTACAGTTCCTACTGTCCATCCTCGGCCCAGTCCAGCTACCTCTCCTCTTCACCGGTGGCCTCCAGCATCTCTCTCAGTCGACGAAAATCTGTATCCCAGAGTGACTTAAGCAGGGACCTGGCCTCTCTGGGCCTCAGCGACacctcctctgcttcctctaCCCCGTCTTCTTCCACCAGTGCCCTGCGGAGCTATCGCAGTCGGGCCAGCGATGTGGCCGACTCATACGGTACCAGCTCCCGTCCGAGCTACTCAGGCCTGTCGCGGAGTTCCACTCAGGAGGCCCTCTCGCGGAGCTCCACCAAGGAagccttcagcagcagcagcagcagcagtagagcgtTCAGCTCTTCGACCTGGGAGCCGAGCAGTAACGGGCTATACGACTCCCCCACCAGGGACTCCACG AACTCAAAGAGCGCCCAGGGTCTGGTCGGACTGAAGAACCTGGGAAACACT TGTTTCATGAACAGTATCCTGCAGTGTCTCAGCAACACACACAGCCTGCGAGACTACTGCCTGCACAACTCGCACCGCAGAGACCTTAACAACAACAGCCGCACCAACACAGCCCTCATGGAAG AATTTGCCAAGCTGATGCAGACCATGTGGACGTCATCCAGCAGCGAGGCGGTCAGCCCGTCCGAATTCAAAACTCAGATCCAGAGATACGCTCCCAGATTCGTGGGATACAA CCAACAGGACGCTCAGGAGTTTCTGCGTTTCCTCCTGGACGGTCTGCACAACGAGGTCAACAGGGTCACCGTCAGGCCAAGAGGCACTGTGGAGGACTTCGACCACCTGCC GGAcgaggagaaagggaagaagatgTGGAGTAAATACCTggaaagagaagacagtaaaATAGTCG ACCTGTTCGTAGGGCAGCTCAAGAGCTCTCTGACCTGCAGCCACTGTGGCTTCTGCTCCACCGTCTTCGACCCCTTCTGGGATCTGTCTCTACCTATCGCCAAG GGCTACGGTGAGGTGAGCCTGATGGACTGCATGCGGCTCTTCACCAAAGAAGACGTTCTGGACGGGGATGAGAAGCCA ACGTGTTACAGGTGTAAAGCGAGGAGAAGATGCACTAAGAAGTTCACAGTACAGAAGTTTCCCAAGATCTTAGTGCTGC ACCTGAAACGCTTCTCTGAGGCACGAAGAACCAGCAAACTGTCCACCTTCGTTAACTTCCCCATGAAGGATCTTGACCTGCGGGAGTTTGCCTCTGGAAACAGCA TAAATGCAGTGTACAACCTGTATGCAGTGTCCAACCACTCAGGCACCACTATGGGCGGTCACTACACAGCCTACTGTCGCAATCCCAACTCGGGAGAATGGTACACCTTTAATGACTCCAG AGTAACGCCAATGTCCTCCAGCCAAGTGCGCAGCAGCGACGCCTACGTCCTGTTCTACGAGTTGGCTTCCTCCTCGCGCATGTGA
- the usp2a gene encoding ubiquitin carboxyl-terminal hydrolase 2a isoform X3, with protein sequence MPSMRQSYTVTVPEEPPAAAFPFLKQEMRRKGSMSGSVLVSTFVGLLINQAKNSKSAQGLVGLKNLGNTCFMNSILQCLSNTHSLRDYCLHNSHRRDLNNNSRTNTALMEEFAKLMQTMWTSSSSEAVSPSEFKTQIQRYAPRFVGYNQQDAQEFLRFLLDGLHNEVNRVTVRPRGTVEDFDHLPDEEKGKKMWSKYLEREDSKIVDLFVGQLKSSLTCSHCGFCSTVFDPFWDLSLPIAKKGYGEVSLMDCMRLFTKEDVLDGDEKPTCYRCKARRRCTKKFTVQKFPKILVLHLKRFSEARRTSKLSTFVNFPMKDLDLREFASGNSINAVYNLYAVSNHSGTTMGGHYTAYCRNPNSGEWYTFNDSRVTPMSSSQVRSSDAYVLFYELASSSRM encoded by the exons ATGCCGAGCATGCGACAGTCCTACACGGTGACCGTACCTGAGGAGCCGCCGGCAGCCGCGTTCCCGTTTCTGAAGCAGGAGATGCGGAGGAAAGGTAGCATGTCCGGCTCGGTGCTGGTGTCAACTTTCGTAGGGCTCCTCATAAACCAAGCCAAG AACTCAAAGAGCGCCCAGGGTCTGGTCGGACTGAAGAACCTGGGAAACACT TGTTTCATGAACAGTATCCTGCAGTGTCTCAGCAACACACACAGCCTGCGAGACTACTGCCTGCACAACTCGCACCGCAGAGACCTTAACAACAACAGCCGCACCAACACAGCCCTCATGGAAG AATTTGCCAAGCTGATGCAGACCATGTGGACGTCATCCAGCAGCGAGGCGGTCAGCCCGTCCGAATTCAAAACTCAGATCCAGAGATACGCTCCCAGATTCGTGGGATACAA CCAACAGGACGCTCAGGAGTTTCTGCGTTTCCTCCTGGACGGTCTGCACAACGAGGTCAACAGGGTCACCGTCAGGCCAAGAGGCACTGTGGAGGACTTCGACCACCTGCC GGAcgaggagaaagggaagaagatgTGGAGTAAATACCTggaaagagaagacagtaaaATAGTCG ACCTGTTCGTAGGGCAGCTCAAGAGCTCTCTGACCTGCAGCCACTGTGGCTTCTGCTCCACCGTCTTCGACCCCTTCTGGGATCTGTCTCTACCTATCGCCAAG AAGGGCTACGGTGAGGTGAGCCTGATGGACTGCATGCGGCTCTTCACCAAAGAAGACGTTCTGGACGGGGATGAGAAGCCA ACGTGTTACAGGTGTAAAGCGAGGAGAAGATGCACTAAGAAGTTCACAGTACAGAAGTTTCCCAAGATCTTAGTGCTGC ACCTGAAACGCTTCTCTGAGGCACGAAGAACCAGCAAACTGTCCACCTTCGTTAACTTCCCCATGAAGGATCTTGACCTGCGGGAGTTTGCCTCTGGAAACAGCA TAAATGCAGTGTACAACCTGTATGCAGTGTCCAACCACTCAGGCACCACTATGGGCGGTCACTACACAGCCTACTGTCGCAATCCCAACTCGGGAGAATGGTACACCTTTAATGACTCCAG AGTAACGCCAATGTCCTCCAGCCAAGTGCGCAGCAGCGACGCCTACGTCCTGTTCTACGAGTTGGCTTCCTCCTCGCGCATGTGA
- the usp2a gene encoding ubiquitin carboxyl-terminal hydrolase 2a isoform X4 translates to MPSMRQSYTVTVPEEPPAAAFPFLKQEMRRKGSMSGSVLVSTFVGLLINQAKNSKSAQGLVGLKNLGNTCFMNSILQCLSNTHSLRDYCLHNSHRRDLNNNSRTNTALMEEFAKLMQTMWTSSSSEAVSPSEFKTQIQRYAPRFVGYNQQDAQEFLRFLLDGLHNEVNRVTVRPRGTVEDFDHLPDEEKGKKMWSKYLEREDSKIVDLFVGQLKSSLTCSHCGFCSTVFDPFWDLSLPIAKGYGEVSLMDCMRLFTKEDVLDGDEKPTCYRCKARRRCTKKFTVQKFPKILVLHLKRFSEARRTSKLSTFVNFPMKDLDLREFASGNSINAVYNLYAVSNHSGTTMGGHYTAYCRNPNSGEWYTFNDSRVTPMSSSQVRSSDAYVLFYELASSSRM, encoded by the exons ATGCCGAGCATGCGACAGTCCTACACGGTGACCGTACCTGAGGAGCCGCCGGCAGCCGCGTTCCCGTTTCTGAAGCAGGAGATGCGGAGGAAAGGTAGCATGTCCGGCTCGGTGCTGGTGTCAACTTTCGTAGGGCTCCTCATAAACCAAGCCAAG AACTCAAAGAGCGCCCAGGGTCTGGTCGGACTGAAGAACCTGGGAAACACT TGTTTCATGAACAGTATCCTGCAGTGTCTCAGCAACACACACAGCCTGCGAGACTACTGCCTGCACAACTCGCACCGCAGAGACCTTAACAACAACAGCCGCACCAACACAGCCCTCATGGAAG AATTTGCCAAGCTGATGCAGACCATGTGGACGTCATCCAGCAGCGAGGCGGTCAGCCCGTCCGAATTCAAAACTCAGATCCAGAGATACGCTCCCAGATTCGTGGGATACAA CCAACAGGACGCTCAGGAGTTTCTGCGTTTCCTCCTGGACGGTCTGCACAACGAGGTCAACAGGGTCACCGTCAGGCCAAGAGGCACTGTGGAGGACTTCGACCACCTGCC GGAcgaggagaaagggaagaagatgTGGAGTAAATACCTggaaagagaagacagtaaaATAGTCG ACCTGTTCGTAGGGCAGCTCAAGAGCTCTCTGACCTGCAGCCACTGTGGCTTCTGCTCCACCGTCTTCGACCCCTTCTGGGATCTGTCTCTACCTATCGCCAAG GGCTACGGTGAGGTGAGCCTGATGGACTGCATGCGGCTCTTCACCAAAGAAGACGTTCTGGACGGGGATGAGAAGCCA ACGTGTTACAGGTGTAAAGCGAGGAGAAGATGCACTAAGAAGTTCACAGTACAGAAGTTTCCCAAGATCTTAGTGCTGC ACCTGAAACGCTTCTCTGAGGCACGAAGAACCAGCAAACTGTCCACCTTCGTTAACTTCCCCATGAAGGATCTTGACCTGCGGGAGTTTGCCTCTGGAAACAGCA TAAATGCAGTGTACAACCTGTATGCAGTGTCCAACCACTCAGGCACCACTATGGGCGGTCACTACACAGCCTACTGTCGCAATCCCAACTCGGGAGAATGGTACACCTTTAATGACTCCAG AGTAACGCCAATGTCCTCCAGCCAAGTGCGCAGCAGCGACGCCTACGTCCTGTTCTACGAGTTGGCTTCCTCCTCGCGCATGTGA